The Acidimicrobiales bacterium genome window below encodes:
- a CDS encoding transglutaminaseTgpA domain-containing protein produces MRGLGLGPEENRMAAEATVVATAALTGLTVAVAVGMGRLFAGGDHLVPLLAAALVGHGAMWTGRRLGAPISVSAGVAIAAVGLAGVWLLLPESTAYGIPGPGTLTAVRGALSDAWSQFGDVVAPTPPTDGFLLAAMAGVGIAAVLADWAAFRMRVLFEAVVPSFTLFVFTATLGDEARRSFMVALYLVALLLFLVIHRAGLESEGSSWFASRSRGGAGTLVQGAAALVGVAVVAAVVLGPRLPGASADAVLAWRDSDRSGGSGRRTTVSPLVDIRGRLLDQSTTEVFSVRSTTRAYWRLTSLDTFDGRIWSSDASYQQIGERVPAGKDTRSPARTVRQDFTIRALASIWLPAAYRPVRVAGIDDVSYNPDLGSLITGQDTTDGFTYHVDSAVPSPTGDELGGAGAPLPDAERFTRLPPVSRPVAELARSITRTGATPYEQALALQNYFRRGFVYDLNAPAGHDERALEFFLFRSRRGYCEQFAGAYAVLARSVGLSTRVAVGFTPGELGGDGEYHVRGLNAHAWPEVFVAGAGWVAFEPTPGRGAPGAEGYTGVPEAQAVPQDPSTATTAQPSTTVAPDDTATPSTTAAPDAPESDGGAGRDHRPLWRNPVVAVVLAAAGLGLAACIAVPAAKASRRRRRRARAATPADRVWVAWTEATDAVARAGAPRRAAETLHEHAARAGTAAVLPSTAATALATLARDASAASYGVGAMPDEVAARATAHAGEVESAVNAMATRRRRVAWLLDPRPLLPERRPDPPSIAPRRRRAADRGARR; encoded by the coding sequence TCGCCGCCGCCCTGGTCGGCCACGGCGCAATGTGGACCGGGCGTCGGCTCGGCGCACCCATCTCGGTCAGCGCCGGGGTGGCCATCGCCGCCGTGGGGTTGGCGGGCGTGTGGCTCCTGCTCCCGGAGAGCACCGCCTACGGGATCCCGGGCCCCGGCACGCTCACGGCCGTCCGGGGGGCGCTCAGCGACGCCTGGTCCCAGTTCGGCGACGTGGTGGCGCCCACGCCGCCCACCGACGGCTTCCTCCTCGCCGCCATGGCGGGCGTCGGGATCGCCGCCGTCCTGGCCGACTGGGCGGCGTTCCGCATGCGGGTCCTGTTCGAGGCGGTCGTGCCCTCGTTCACCCTCTTCGTGTTCACGGCCACCCTGGGCGATGAAGCCCGCCGCAGCTTCATGGTGGCCCTCTACCTCGTGGCCTTGCTCCTGTTCCTCGTGATCCACCGGGCCGGCCTCGAGTCCGAGGGGTCGTCGTGGTTCGCCAGCCGGTCCCGCGGAGGGGCCGGCACCCTCGTGCAGGGAGCGGCGGCGCTGGTGGGGGTCGCCGTGGTCGCCGCCGTCGTGCTCGGGCCGCGACTGCCGGGTGCCTCGGCCGACGCCGTCCTGGCCTGGCGCGACAGCGACCGCTCCGGGGGCAGCGGGCGCCGCACCACCGTCAGCCCGCTGGTCGACATCCGGGGGCGCCTGCTCGACCAGTCCACCACCGAGGTGTTCTCGGTGCGCTCGACGACGAGGGCGTACTGGCGGCTCACCTCCCTCGACACCTTCGACGGCCGGATCTGGTCCTCCGACGCCAGCTACCAGCAGATCGGGGAGCGCGTGCCGGCCGGGAAGGACACACGCTCGCCGGCGCGCACGGTGCGCCAGGACTTCACCATCCGGGCGCTGGCTTCCATCTGGCTGCCCGCCGCCTACCGCCCCGTGCGCGTTGCGGGCATCGATGACGTGAGCTACAACCCCGATCTCGGCAGCCTGATCACCGGCCAGGACACGACGGACGGATTCACGTACCACGTCGACTCAGCCGTGCCCTCCCCGACCGGCGACGAGCTCGGCGGCGCAGGCGCCCCGCTGCCAGACGCCGAGCGGTTCACGAGGCTGCCTCCGGTGTCACGACCCGTCGCCGAGCTGGCCCGGTCCATCACCCGGACGGGCGCCACGCCCTACGAGCAGGCCCTCGCCCTCCAGAACTACTTCCGGCGGGGCTTCGTGTACGACCTCAACGCCCCCGCCGGCCACGACGAGCGGGCCCTCGAGTTCTTCCTGTTCCGGAGCCGGCGCGGCTACTGCGAGCAGTTCGCCGGCGCCTATGCCGTGCTGGCCCGATCCGTCGGGCTTTCGACGCGGGTGGCGGTGGGCTTCACCCCGGGCGAGCTGGGCGGCGACGGGGAGTATCACGTGCGGGGCCTCAACGCCCACGCCTGGCCTGAGGTCTTCGTGGCGGGCGCCGGCTGGGTCGCCTTCGAACCGACCCCGGGGCGGGGCGCTCCCGGCGCCGAGGGCTACACGGGTGTTCCCGAGGCCCAGGCCGTGCCCCAAGACCCCAGCACGGCCACCACCGCCCAGCCGTCGACGACCGTGGCACCCGACGACACCGCGACACCGTCCACCACCGCCGCCCCGGACGCCCCCGAGTCCGACGGCGGGGCCGGGCGTGATCACCGGCCGCTGTGGCGCAACCCCGTCGTGGCCGTCGTGCTGGCTGCGGCGGGGCTGGGACTGGCCGCCTGCATCGCCGTGCCGGCGGCCAAGGCCTCCCGTCGCCGGCGCCGAAGGGCCCGGGCCGCGACGCCAGCCGACCGCGTCTGGGTCGCCTGGACCGAAGCGACCGATGCGGTGGCCCGCGCCGGCGCGCCGCGCCGGGCGGCGGAGACGCTCCACGAGCACGCGGCCCGAGCGGGCACCGCCGCCGTCCTCCCGTCGACGGCGGCCACCGCCCTCGCCACCCTCGCCCGTGACGCGTCGGCGGCCAGCTACGGCGTGGGCGCCATGCCCGACGAGGTGGCCGCGCGCGCCACCGCCCACGCCGGCGAGGTGGAGTCGGCGGTCAACGCCATGGCCACCCGTCGCCGGCGCGTCGCCTGGCTGCTTGACCCCCGCCCGCTCCTACCGGAGCGACGGCCGGACCCCCCGTCGATCGCCCCCCGCCGGCGCCGGGCCGCGGACCGGGGCGCGCGCCGCTGA
- a CDS encoding DUF3040 domain-containing protein, whose translation MPLSEDEQRILHEIERSFYEHDPAFAKGVSETTLYRHAGRNAKWAFLGLTGGFILLVLSFASNRIIGFFAFLLMLMCALSLERNFRKMGRAGWAELTQTVRERGFPNVLGDTRNRLNKRFKRDDSS comes from the coding sequence GTGCCGCTTTCGGAAGACGAGCAGCGGATCCTCCACGAGATCGAGCGCAGCTTCTACGAGCACGACCCGGCCTTCGCCAAGGGCGTCAGCGAGACGACGCTCTATCGCCACGCCGGCCGCAACGCCAAGTGGGCCTTCCTCGGTCTCACCGGCGGCTTCATCCTCCTGGTCCTCTCGTTCGCCTCGAACCGGATCATCGGGTTCTTCGCCTTCCTGCTCATGTTGATGTGCGCGCTGTCACTGGAGCGCAACTTCCGAAAGATGGGCAGGGCGGGGTGGGCCGAGCTCACCCAGACGGTGCGCGAACGCGGCTTTCCCAACGTCCTGGGCGACACGCGCAACCGGCTGAACAAGCGCTTCAAGCGCGACGACAGCTCCTGA
- the dinB gene encoding DNA polymerase IV, with protein sequence MDAFYASVEVLRDPSLAGRPVIVGGSGDRGVVASCSYEARAFGVRSAMPSARARRMCPAAVFVHGDMSRYAGYSRRIHEVFSSFTPLVEGISLDEAFLDVAGARRLFGPAEHIASLIRERVRAETELRCSVGVAPSKLLAKLASRHAKPRASRAGIEPGPGVVVVRPGEELAFLHPLPVTELWGVGPATAQRLHARGVRTVADLAAVPLEALVSWLGAANGHHLHELAWARDDRAVEPERPAKSVGHEETFAVDLVDRSALHGEVVRQADAVAARLRGSSLAGRTVTVKVRFNDFATITRSRTVADGLDLGPDIASVAGDLLDGVDAGPGIRLLGVSVSNLVPGGAGRQLRLGEDGPAWREASRAVDGVRARFGAAAVGPATLLGDDGVGVRQSGDHQWGPGGGSVPGR encoded by the coding sequence ATGGACGCGTTCTACGCGTCGGTCGAGGTGCTGCGGGACCCGTCGCTGGCGGGCCGACCGGTGATCGTCGGCGGCTCGGGCGACCGCGGCGTCGTGGCGTCGTGCTCGTACGAGGCCCGCGCCTTCGGCGTGCGTTCCGCCATGCCGTCGGCCCGCGCCCGGCGGATGTGCCCGGCTGCGGTGTTCGTGCACGGCGACATGTCGCGCTACGCGGGGTACAGCCGGCGCATCCACGAGGTCTTCTCGTCGTTCACTCCGCTGGTGGAAGGCATTTCGCTCGACGAGGCGTTCCTCGACGTCGCCGGGGCACGTCGCCTGTTCGGGCCGGCCGAGCACATCGCATCGCTCATCAGGGAACGTGTGCGGGCCGAGACCGAGCTGCGGTGCTCGGTCGGCGTCGCTCCGTCCAAGCTCCTGGCCAAGCTGGCGTCGCGCCACGCCAAGCCGCGGGCGTCGCGCGCGGGGATCGAACCCGGACCGGGCGTCGTGGTCGTCCGGCCCGGCGAGGAGCTGGCGTTCCTGCACCCGCTCCCGGTCACCGAGCTGTGGGGGGTCGGCCCGGCCACGGCGCAGCGCCTCCACGCCCGAGGCGTGCGCACCGTCGCCGACCTGGCGGCCGTCCCGCTCGAGGCGCTGGTGTCGTGGCTCGGCGCGGCCAACGGCCACCATCTCCACGAGCTGGCCTGGGCTCGCGACGACAGGGCGGTCGAGCCCGAGCGCCCGGCCAAGTCGGTGGGCCACGAGGAGACCTTCGCGGTGGACCTCGTCGACCGCTCCGCGCTTCACGGCGAAGTGGTGCGGCAGGCCGATGCGGTGGCGGCCCGGCTGCGCGGGTCCTCGCTGGCCGGGCGGACCGTGACGGTGAAGGTGCGGTTCAACGACTTCGCCACCATCACCCGCTCCCGCACCGTGGCCGACGGGCTCGACCTCGGCCCCGACATCGCCTCCGTGGCCGGCGACCTGCTGGACGGCGTGGACGCCGGCCCGGGCATACGCCTTCTCGGCGTGAGCGTGAGCAATCTCGTGCCCGGCGGCGCCGGGCGCCAGCTCCGATTGGGCGAGGACGGGCCGGCGTGGCGCGAGGCCAGCCGGGCCGTGGACGGCGTGCGCGCTCGGTTCGGCGCCGCCGCCGTCGGCCCCGCCACCCTGCTCGGGGACGACGGCGTGGGTGTCCGCCAGTCGGGCGACCACCAGTGGGGACCCGGTGGCGGCTCGGTGCCCGGGCGGTGA
- a CDS encoding YbaK/EbsC family protein, whose amino-acid sequence MAPPGDRPRARLWQGGVPSTAQEVGVHRNVRAVVEAGNVLGITVRPKEFPDSTRTAVDAALAIGVDLGQIVKSLVFCVDGEVVVALMSGPNLLDEEKLATAAGGERAWREDADTAREATGFPVGGIPPFGHREPLRVFVDVDLLQYDEVWAAAGTPHVNFPVAPDALVRATAGLVCDLARAVA is encoded by the coding sequence TTGGCTCCGCCGGGCGACCGGCCACGGGCGCGATTGTGGCAGGGTGGCGTCCCGTCCACCGCCCAGGAGGTCGGCGTGCACCGCAACGTGAGGGCCGTGGTCGAGGCCGGCAACGTGCTCGGCATCACCGTGCGCCCGAAGGAGTTCCCCGACTCGACGCGCACAGCGGTCGACGCCGCGCTGGCCATCGGCGTCGACCTCGGCCAGATCGTCAAGTCGCTGGTGTTCTGTGTGGACGGGGAGGTCGTGGTGGCGCTCATGTCCGGGCCCAACCTCCTCGACGAGGAGAAGCTGGCAACGGCGGCGGGCGGCGAACGGGCCTGGCGCGAGGATGCCGACACGGCCCGGGAGGCGACCGGGTTCCCGGTCGGGGGCATTCCCCCCTTCGGCCACCGCGAGCCGCTGCGCGTCTTCGTCGACGTCGACCTCCTCCAGTACGACGAGGTGTGGGCCGCGGCCGGGACGCCCCACGTCAACTTCCCCGTCGCTCCCGACGCGCTGGTGCGGGCCACCGCCGGGCTGGTGTGCGACCTGGCGCGGGCGGTCGCCTGA
- a CDS encoding polyprenol monophosphomannose synthase yields the protein MRAAIVIPTYEEAGNITVLLPLVRAAAPEADVVVVDDGSPDGTADLAEKLGDELGGLTVLRRTGRRGFGAAVRAGFEWALERDFEAVVGMDADLSHDPAALPSLLRAVEDGADLVIGSRYVPGGAIPSWPAHRRALSRWGNQYATTMLRLPLSDATSGYRAYRASALRAIDLDRVRANGYGFLIEMAYRVTRSGGRLAEVPIVFVDRERDGSKMSGLIVAEAMALVTLWGIRDLVRRVVPATRGTGR from the coding sequence GTGCGCGCCGCCATCGTGATACCCACGTACGAGGAGGCGGGCAACATCACCGTCCTGTTGCCCCTCGTGCGGGCCGCCGCTCCCGAGGCCGATGTGGTGGTCGTGGACGACGGCAGCCCCGACGGCACCGCCGACCTGGCCGAGAAGCTGGGCGACGAGCTGGGGGGGCTGACGGTGCTGCGCCGCACCGGGCGCCGGGGCTTCGGCGCTGCTGTGCGGGCCGGGTTCGAGTGGGCCCTCGAGCGCGACTTCGAGGCCGTGGTCGGCATGGACGCCGATCTCTCCCACGATCCGGCCGCTCTGCCGTCGTTGCTCCGGGCGGTGGAGGACGGCGCCGACCTGGTCATCGGTTCGCGCTACGTGCCCGGTGGGGCCATCCCGAGCTGGCCCGCCCACCGGCGGGCCTTGTCCCGCTGGGGCAACCAGTACGCGACCACCATGCTGCGTCTCCCGCTGTCCGACGCCACGTCGGGGTACCGGGCCTACCGGGCGTCGGCCCTCCGGGCCATCGACCTCGACCGCGTCCGGGCCAACGGCTACGGCTTCCTGATCGAGATGGCCTATCGGGTGACCCGCTCGGGCGGCCGCCTGGCCGAGGTGCCCATCGTCTTCGTCGACCGTGAACGCGACGGTTCCAAGATGTCGGGCCTCATCGTCGCGGAGGCCATGGCCCTCGTCACCCTGTGGGGCATCCGGGACCTGGTCCGCCGCGTCGTCCCGGCCACGCGTGGCACAGGTCGGTAG
- a CDS encoding PIG-L deacetylase family protein: protein MAAAVDDVPSRALAVYAHPDDPEVSCGGTIARWASAGCEVHVVICASGDKGSSDPTVQPAELAARRATEAEAAAGVLGVAAHHLLGLPDGAVENTPALRARLVELVRRLRPEVVVCPDPTATFFGSGYFNHRDHREVGWATLDAVAPAAANPHYFPDAGPAHQVDAVYLSGTLEPDLWVEITATIEAKAQALLCHASQLGETAEWLRQVVHQRAEEGGKVAGVAYAEGFRILRLAG, encoded by the coding sequence ATGGCCGCAGCGGTTGATGACGTCCCCTCCCGGGCGCTGGCGGTGTACGCCCACCCCGACGATCCCGAGGTCTCCTGCGGCGGCACGATCGCCCGCTGGGCGTCGGCCGGATGCGAGGTGCACGTGGTGATCTGCGCCAGCGGGGACAAGGGCTCCTCCGACCCGACCGTGCAGCCGGCGGAGCTGGCCGCCCGCCGGGCGACGGAGGCGGAGGCGGCAGCCGGCGTGCTCGGCGTGGCGGCCCATCACCTGCTCGGCCTCCCGGACGGGGCGGTCGAGAACACGCCGGCGCTCCGGGCTCGCCTGGTCGAGTTGGTGCGGCGGCTGCGACCGGAGGTCGTCGTCTGCCCCGACCCCACCGCCACGTTCTTCGGTTCCGGCTACTTCAACCACCGCGACCATCGGGAGGTGGGGTGGGCCACGCTCGACGCGGTCGCCCCGGCCGCCGCCAACCCGCACTACTTCCCCGACGCCGGGCCCGCCCACCAGGTCGACGCCGTGTACCTGTCGGGGACGCTGGAGCCGGACCTGTGGGTCGAGATCACCGCAACCATCGAGGCCAAGGCCCAGGCCCTGCTGTGCCACGCCAGCCAGCTGGGGGAGACGGCGGAATGGCTCCGCCAGGTGGTCCACCAGCGGGCCGAGGAGGGCGGGAAGGTGGCAGGGGTCGCCTACGCCGAAGGCTTCCGCATCCTGCGGCTGGCCGGCTGA
- a CDS encoding GntG family PLP-dependent aldolase: protein MAGGMVDLRSDTVTRPTPQMRTAMAAAEVGDDVYGEDPTVRLLEDAYADRVGKSAGLYVPSGVMANQLALRVLTTPGDTVLAGARQHVVIYEGGAAERNASVRLHALADDDGTIAPADVAWALDAAAHHQPRPALLCVENTHMPADGTPWPLDALAQLRSTFSGLPIHMDGARLFNAEVATATPAAAYASHVTTVMSCLSKGLCAPVGSVLAGPADVIAAARAERARLGGGMRQAGVIAAAGLVALRTMVERLADDHARARRLAEAVADRWPGSGNPGRVRTNIVTWRHADAGRLLDHLRAAGVLAGTIAPGVVRLVTHHDVDDAGVDRAIAAIAAAP from the coding sequence ATGGCCGGCGGGATGGTGGACCTGCGCTCGGACACCGTCACCCGCCCCACGCCGCAGATGCGTACCGCCATGGCCGCGGCCGAGGTGGGCGACGACGTCTACGGCGAGGACCCCACCGTCCGGCTCCTGGAGGACGCGTACGCCGATCGGGTGGGCAAGTCGGCCGGGCTGTACGTGCCCAGCGGCGTCATGGCCAACCAGCTGGCCCTGCGGGTGCTGACGACCCCCGGCGACACCGTGCTTGCCGGGGCCCGCCAGCACGTCGTGATCTACGAGGGCGGCGCGGCAGAGCGCAATGCGAGCGTCCGCCTGCACGCCCTGGCCGACGACGACGGCACCATCGCGCCCGCTGACGTGGCGTGGGCGTTGGACGCCGCCGCCCACCACCAGCCCCGCCCGGCGCTGCTGTGCGTGGAGAACACGCACATGCCGGCCGACGGCACCCCGTGGCCGCTGGACGCGCTCGCCCAGCTGCGATCGACGTTCTCCGGCCTGCCCATCCACATGGACGGGGCCCGCCTGTTCAACGCCGAGGTGGCCACCGCCACACCGGCCGCCGCCTACGCGTCGCATGTGACCACCGTCATGTCGTGCCTGTCGAAGGGCCTGTGCGCCCCCGTCGGGTCGGTGCTGGCGGGCCCGGCGGACGTGATCGCCGCGGCGCGGGCGGAGCGGGCCCGGCTGGGCGGGGGCATGCGCCAGGCCGGGGTCATCGCGGCGGCCGGGCTGGTCGCCCTGCGGACCATGGTCGAGCGTCTGGCCGACGACCATGCGCGGGCCCGCCGGCTGGCGGAGGCCGTGGCGGACCGGTGGCCCGGATCGGGGAATCCGGGCCGAGTGCGTACGAACATCGTCACCTGGCGCCACGCCGACGCGGGCCGGCTCCTCGACCACCTCCGGGCGGCCGGCGTCCTCGCCGGCACCATCGCCCCCGGGGTGGTGCGCCTCGTCACCCACCACGACGTCGACGACGCAGGCGTGGACCGGGCGATTGCCGCCATCGCCGCCGCCCCGTGA
- a CDS encoding inositol monophosphatase family protein codes for MTPAPAPVPASELLELALKAATAAGTLLREGQGSAPADVSTKTSLTDMVSELDRASEALIAEMILGARPGDAILGEEGGLTGAGTSGVRWVVDPLDGTTNYLYGYPVWAVSIAAEVDGAVVAGVVRDPNHDDTFSAVRDHGSWCNGRRLGVGGAESLATALVATGFGYEADVRSRQGREVAHLLPRVRDIRRGGAAALDLCWVADGRVDAYYERGLQPWDWAAGMLVASEAGATVSVLPDGTAVVAPPQLHQPLVDLLADPSG; via the coding sequence GTGACCCCCGCCCCCGCGCCCGTGCCGGCGTCGGAGCTCCTGGAACTGGCCCTGAAGGCGGCGACCGCCGCCGGGACCCTGCTGCGCGAGGGCCAGGGGTCGGCGCCCGCCGACGTGTCCACCAAGACGAGCCTCACCGACATGGTGTCGGAGCTCGATCGCGCCAGCGAGGCGCTCATCGCGGAGATGATCCTCGGAGCCCGGCCCGGCGACGCCATCCTGGGCGAGGAGGGCGGGCTCACCGGAGCGGGGACGAGCGGCGTGCGCTGGGTGGTGGACCCCCTCGACGGCACCACCAACTACCTCTACGGGTATCCGGTGTGGGCCGTGTCCATCGCCGCCGAAGTCGACGGTGCGGTGGTGGCCGGCGTGGTGCGCGACCCGAACCACGACGACACCTTCAGCGCCGTGCGCGACCACGGCTCGTGGTGCAACGGACGCCGCCTCGGCGTCGGCGGCGCCGAGTCGCTCGCCACCGCGCTGGTCGCCACCGGCTTCGGGTATGAAGCCGACGTGCGGTCGCGGCAGGGCCGGGAGGTCGCACACCTCCTGCCCCGGGTACGGGACATCCGGCGGGGCGGGGCGGCCGCCCTCGACCTGTGCTGGGTGGCCGACGGGCGGGTCGACGCCTACTACGAGCGGGGGCTCCAGCCCTGGGACTGGGCGGCCGGGATGCTGGTGGCTTCGGAGGCGGGCGCCACCGTCAGCGTGCTCCCGGACGGCACGGCGGTGGTGGCGCCGCCGCAGCTGCACCAGCCACTGGTGGACCTGCTCGCCGACCCGTCGGGCTGA